The Ignavibacteria bacterium region GATTGCATTGGCACAGATTACAGAACTTATTCACAACTCTTCAGGACTTTCTGAAAGCATCAGAGCATTTGTAACATCGAATACAATCTTCGCATTGTTACGCAATATCAACGTACCGGTTGATGAATTGCAGGAAAAAATACAAAGTGCCATTTCCTCGAGCGCGGGAGAGTATTTTACTTCATTACTTGCGGGAACGAAAAATTTATTCTCAATGGTCGCCGCAATGTTTTCCCACATTCTTAATATTATTTTGGTACCATTTCTGACTTTTTATCTATTAAAAGATTTTCCTCGCATACAAGAATATGTGCAATCGTGGATACCTGAATCAAAGAAAGAAACCAGTATCACTCTCGTAAATAAAATCAATGTATTACTGAGCGAATATGTTCGCGGCGCGCTGACCGTTGCGTTTATACTTGGGACATTAATAGGAATTTCTTACTCAATATTCGGAATTCCTTATGCAATTGTAATCGGAATGATGATGATACCACTATATTTCGTTCCATTTTTTGGATACTTTTCCATAACAGCATTTTCTATTATTGCGGTACTGTTAAGCGGAGAACCAACACTGTTTTTATTTCTTGTTGTGTTTATAACAATGGGCATCATTATTCTTTCTGATATGGTTGTTTTATCTCCAAAGTTTATCGGAGAAAAGGTTGGAATTCATCCTGTCTTGCTTGTATTCTCTTTGTTTGTCTTCAGTATTCTATTCGGATTTATCGGGCTTGTGCTTGCTCTTCCTGTAACAGCAATAATCCTTTTGTTGGTTGAAGAGTGGAGAAACTATTTGAAGAAAGCTGAGTCGTTCTAAAGATAGGCGTGTCGTTTATTTTTCTTTATGAATACAGAACGTGGAATACTATACCTTGTTTCAACACCCATCGGAAACTACGAAGATATTACACTTCGCGCGTTAAATGTTTTGAAAGATGTTGACCTTGTTGTTTGTGAAGAACGCAAGGAAGGAAATCGTTTACTCTCGCATTACAAGATTGAACAACAGTTAGTGCAACTCAATGAACATAATGAATCTGCTGTTTCATCTATCATCCTTGATGAATTACACAAGGGCAAGAATGTTGCGCTCATTTCCGATTGTGGAACGCCGCTATTTTCCGACCCGGGAACTATTCTTGTTAAGAAAGCGATCCAATCGAAAATAAAAATTACCGCGATTCCCGGTTCATCATCGTTGCTTCCCGCGCTCATCACGTCCGGTTTTGATATGAAACAATTTTTGTTCTACGGATTTCTTTCACCGAAGCGGGAAAACAGAATTATAGAATTACAAAAACTTCGAAACGAAAAACGAACATTTGTATTGATGGATACTCCGTACCGTTTGTTGCAAGTATTGCGCGATATTGCAGAAGTAATCGGTTCTTCACGAAGATTATCCGTTGCGTTCAATTTAACGATGAACAATGAAGAAATATTTCGTGGAACGGCAATCGAATTGCAAACTTTTTTTTCGAAAGAACATACAAAGGGAGAATTTGTCATCATCGTTGAAAATATAAAGTAATACTGTTCTCTCTATCACTCAATCGTTTTTTCTCAATTCATTTTTTTAAAAATTGTTTGTAGGAACAATGCACTCACCAACTTTTGTAAAACTACAATTGAAAGAATCTTTTATCCACGATCTCGGTTGCTATGCAGTTGAAAATATTCCGCAAGGGGCATTTGTAATCGAGTACACTGGTGAATTAATATCAGCGGAAGAAGCATTAAAACGCGAAGCGGACAAGACACGAAACGGAATTTATACATTTTGGATTAGTGAAGAATTTGCAATTGATGGTTACGAACAAGGAAACTATTCGCGATATTTTAATCACTCGTGTTTGCCCAATTGCGAGTATGAAATCAAAGAAAAGACAATTCTGTTCTACGCTTCTCGCGACATTTTGCAAGGAGAAGAACTCACGATTGATTATGCGTTCGATGCAGAAGGAGAAAAAGTACAATGCTGTTGCGGGAAAGAAAATTGCAGAGGCGTGATAAATGCGTTAGAAACTTAAGCCGATAGTACATTTACCAATGGAAACACAGAACAAATCAAAACCCGATTGGAAACAAATTGCAAAATTGCTTCTCATTTCACGATTCATTGATGAAATGGAAGAGCAGGAACTTGTTCCGCAGAAAAAAGTAACTTATCAGTTTTCCGCAAAAGGGCACGAACTTGCGCAGATTTTACTTTCATCATTCATCACACACAAACACGATGGAGCGAGCGTGTATTATCGTTCCCGTCCGTTTGTTCTTGCACAAGGATTGACGATTGAAGAAGCGTTTGCAAGTTCAATGGCGAAATCGAAAAGTATCAGCGGCGGAAGAGATATCGGCGTTGTGTTCAATATGCGTTCGCGCGGAAAAGCAACGATTCTTCCAACGTCCGGTGATGTTGGTTCGCAATACACGCCGGCAGTTGGTTGGGCGCAAGCAATTCAGTATTATCAAAAAGTTTTCAAAGAAAAAGAATGGAGTAATGCGATTGCAGTTGCTTGCGGCGGTGATGGTTCTGTTGCAAGTAATGGATTTTGGTCTGCGCTCAACATTGCAACAACGTTGAAACTTCCGATTTTATTTTGCATTGAAGATAATGGTTACGGAATTTCAACTCCGGGTGTTTTGCAAACTCCATACGGAAATATTTCTGCGAACTTAAAATCATTTGGAAATCTTTTTGTTCTCGATGGTGATGGAAGCGAACCGAAAGAAGTATCAGAAAAAATTTCAAGAGCAGTAGAATATGTTCGCAGCGGAAATGGCGCGTGTTTGCTTCATCTTCGTGTGCCGAGAATTATGGGACATTCATTCGTTGATACACAATCGTATAAATCGGACAAGCAACGAAAAGATGAACT contains the following coding sequences:
- a CDS encoding AI-2E family transporter translates to NPFVQRLEKRSVPRWISSLLLLAVVVGFLLLSLGKIIPIALAQITELIHNSSGLSESIRAFVTSNTIFALLRNINVPVDELQEKIQSAISSSAGEYFTSLLAGTKNLFSMVAAMFSHILNIILVPFLTFYLLKDFPRIQEYVQSWIPESKKETSITLVNKINVLLSEYVRGALTVAFILGTLIGISYSIFGIPYAIVIGMMMIPLYFVPFFGYFSITAFSIIAVLLSGEPTLFLFLVVFITMGIIILSDMVVLSPKFIGEKVGIHPVLLVFSLFVFSILFGFIGLVLALPVTAIILLLVEEWRNYLKKAESF
- the rsmI gene encoding 16S rRNA (cytidine(1402)-2'-O)-methyltransferase, with translation MNTERGILYLVSTPIGNYEDITLRALNVLKDVDLVVCEERKEGNRLLSHYKIEQQLVQLNEHNESAVSSIILDELHKGKNVALISDCGTPLFSDPGTILVKKAIQSKIKITAIPGSSSLLPALITSGFDMKQFLFYGFLSPKRENRIIELQKLRNEKRTFVLMDTPYRLLQVLRDIAEVIGSSRRLSVAFNLTMNNEEIFRGTAIELQTFFSKEHTKGEFVIIVENIK
- a CDS encoding SET domain-containing protein encodes the protein MHSPTFVKLQLKESFIHDLGCYAVENIPQGAFVIEYTGELISAEEALKREADKTRNGIYTFWISEEFAIDGYEQGNYSRYFNHSCLPNCEYEIKEKTILFYASRDILQGEELTIDYAFDAEGEKVQCCCGKENCRGVINALET
- a CDS encoding pyruvate dehydrogenase, whose amino-acid sequence is METQNKSKPDWKQIAKLLLISRFIDEMEEQELVPQKKVTYQFSAKGHELAQILLSSFITHKHDGASVYYRSRPFVLAQGLTIEEAFASSMAKSKSISGGRDIGVVFNMRSRGKATILPTSGDVGSQYTPAVGWAQAIQYYQKVFKEKEWSNAIAVACGGDGSVASNGFWSALNIATTLKLPILFCIEDNGYGISTPGVLQTPYGNISANLKSFGNLFVLDGDGSEPKEVSEKISRAVEYVRSGNGACLLHLRVPRIMGHSFVDTQSYKSDKQRKDELARDPILHLKKFIVPKILSENDWKKLEAVTLKEVNDAKENALAQSEPEINSARSFVFFEKSYELQVTSNELEKKQPAIRNSQLETTSVRLTMIEAIRRTLESEMQFNNKILLFGEDVAV